A stretch of Brassica napus cultivar Da-Ae chromosome C6, Da-Ae, whole genome shotgun sequence DNA encodes these proteins:
- the LOC106387204 gene encoding probable phosphoribosylformylglycinamidine synthase, chloroplastic/mitochondrial, translated as MNTSQATRAALFLNGVSNRQTTLLQRSSTTQLWGSVRFQTPQGLRSLNRAKATTGLRCSTPAVSVVEQPSLVEKPAAEVIHFYRVPLIQESANAELLKAVQTKISNQVVSLTTEQCFNIGLETELPEEEKLSVLKWILQETFEPENLGTDSFLERKKQQGLHATIIEVGPRLSFTTAWSTNAVSICRACGLNEVTRLERSRRYLLFSNEPLLETQIHEFAAMVHDRMTECVYTQRLTSFETNVVPEEVKYVPVMEKGREALEEINQKMGLAFDEQDLQYYTKLFKEDIKRNPTNVELFDIAQSNSEHSRHWFFAGNIVIDGKPMDRSLMQIVKSTWEANRNNSVIGFKDNSSAIRGFMVNQLRPVLPGSTCLLDLSARDLDILFTAETHNFPCAVAPYPGAETGAGGRIRDTHATGRGSFVVASTSGYCVGNLNMEGSYAPWEDSSFQYPSNLASPLQILVDASNGASDYGNKFGEPMIQGYTRTFGMRLPSGDRREWLKPIMFSAGIGQIDHTHITKGEPEVGMLVVKIGGPAYRIGMGGGAASSMVSGQNDAELDFNAVQRGDAEMSQKLYRVVRACIEMGEKNPIISIHDQGAGGNCNVVKEIIYPKGAEIDIRAVVVGDHTMSVLEIWGAEYQEQDAILVKAESREVLESICKRERLSMAVLGTINGEGRCTLIDSTAAAKCKKEGLPPPPPAVDLELEKVLGDMPKKTFEFNRVSYAREPLDIAPGITLMDSLKRVLRLPSVSSKRFLTTKVDRCVTGLVAQQQTVGPLQITLADVAVIAQTFTDLTGGACAIGEQPIKGLLDPKAMARLAVGEALTNLVWAKVTALSDVKASGNWMYAAKLEGEGSAMYDAAIALADAMIELGIAIDGGKDSLSMAAHADGEVVKAPGNLVISAYVTCPDITKTVTPDLKLGDDDDGVLLHVDLAKGKRRLGGSALAQVFGQIGNDCPDVDDVPYLKNVFEGVQALISEDLVSAGHDISDGGLVVAAMEMAFAGNKGISLNLDSNGISLFETLFSEELGLVMEISNKNLDAVLEKLRGFNVTAEIIGKVTDSPLIEVKVDGITHLSEETSFLRDMWEDTNFQLEKLQRLASCVEMEKEGLKLRHEPKWELSFTPSWTNDSYMSKDAKPKVAVIREEGSNGDREMSAAFYAAGFEPWDVTVSDLLAGAITLDHFRGIVFVGGFSYADVLDSAKGWAASIRFNSPLLSQFQDFYKRPDTFSLGICNGCQLMALLGWVPGPQVGGSLDTAQPRFVHNESGRFECRFTSVTIKDSPSIMLKGMEGSTLGVWAAHGEGRAYFPDEGVLDRMLHSDLAPLRYCDDDGSVTEAYPFNLNGSPLGIAAICSPDGRHLAMMPHPERCFLMWQYPWYPKSWEVEKAGPSPWLKMFQNARDWCSQL; from the exons ATGAATACCTCCCAAGCAACTCGTGCGGCTCTGTTTCTAAAC GGGGTTTCCAATAGACAAACGACGCTTTTGCAGAGAAGCTCAACAACTCAACTGTGGGGTTCTGTTAGATTTCAAACCCCACAGGGTCTGCGGTCTCTGAATAGAGCAAAAGCTACTACTGGCTTGAGATGTTCTACTCCTGCTGTTTCTGTTGTTGAGCAACCGAGCTTAGTTGAGAAACCTGCTGCAGAGGTCATCCATTTCTACCGCGTCCCTTTGATTCAAGAAAGCGCAAACGCTGAGCTTCTCAAAGCTGTTCAAACCAAAATCAGCAACCAGGTTGTCAGTTTAACAACAGAACAATGTTTCAATATTGGTCTTGAAACTGAATTACCAGAAGAAGAAAAGCTATCTGTCCTAAAGTGGATTCTTCAAGAAACATTCGAGCCAGAGAATCTAG GCACAGATAGTTTTCTTGAGAGGAAGAAGCAGCAAGGACTTCACGCTACAATCATTGAAGTCGGTCCCAGACTGTCTTTTACAACAGCTTGGTCCACCAATGCGGTATCGATATGCAGAGCTTGTGGTTTAAACGAAGTGACTCGCTTAGAAAGGTCCAGGAGGTACCTCTTGTTCAGCAACGAGCCACTCTTGGAGACTCAAATACACGAGTTTGCTGCAATGGTTCACGATAGAATGACCGAGTGTGTGTACACCCAAAGGCTGACTTCATTCGAGACAAATGTGGTCCCTGAGGAAGTAAAGTATGTGCCTGTGATGGAGAAAGGTAGAGAGGCGCTTGAAGAAATCAACCAGAAGATGGGTTTAGCCTTTGATGAGCAAGACTTGCAGTATTACACTAAACTTTTCAAAGAGGACATTAAGCGTAACCCCACCAATGTTGAGCTGTTTGATATCGCTCAGTCCAACAGCGAGCATAGTCGACATTGGTTCTTTGCTGGGAACATTGTTATTGATGGAAAGCCAATGGATAGGTCTCTTATGCAGATTGTAAAGAGCACTTGGGAG GCAAATCGAAATAACTCTGTCATTGGGTTTAAGGATAACTCCAGTGCTATAAGAGGGTTTATGGTGAACCAGCTACGACCTGTGCTTCCTGGTTCCACTTGCTTACTTGATCTCAGCGCACGTGATCTCGACATCTTGTTCACTGCTGAGACTCATAACTTCCCTTGTGCGGTGGCTCCTTACCCTGGCGCTGAGACAGGTGCTGGAGGGAGAATCAGAGACACACACGCAACTGGAAGAGGCTCATTTGTGGTTGCATCCACTTCTGGTTACTGTGTTGGTAACCTCAACATGGAGGGCTCTTATGCTCCTTGGGAAGACTCCTCTTTCCAGTACCCATCAAACCTTGCCTCACCTTTACAGATACTCGTAGACGCTAGCAACGGCGCGTCTGACTATGGTAACAAGTTTGGAGAGCCTATGATTCAAGGATATACAAGAACCTTTGGGATGAGACTGCCAAGTGGGGATAGGAGAGAGTGGTTGAAGCCTATTATGTTCAGTGCAGGTATTGGACAGATTGATCATACTCATATAACTAAAGGTGAGCCTGAGGTTGGGATGCTTGTTGTTAAGATTGGTGGACCTGCTTACCGTATTGGCATGGGAGGAGGCGCTGCTTCGAGTATGGTGAGTGGTCAGAACGATGCGGAGCTTGATTTCAATGCTGTGCAGCGTGGAGACGCTGAGATGTCTCAGAAGCTGTACCGTGTTGTCCGTGCTTGTATTGAGATGGGGGAGAAGAATCCTATCATCAGTATTCATGATCAAGGCGCTGGTGGGAACTGTAATGTGGTGAAAGAGATTATTTATCCTAAAGGTGCGGAGATTGATATAAGAGCGGTTGTTGTTGGTGATCATACCATGTCTGTGTTGGAGATTTGGGGAGCTGAGTATCAAGAGCAAGATGCTATTTTGGTAAAAGCTGAGAGCAGAGAGGTTTTGGAATCGATCTGTAAGAGGGAGAGGCTTTCAATGGCTGTGCTTGGAACAATTAATGGAGAAGGTCGCTGTACTTTGATTGACAGCACAGCTGCAGCTAAGTGCAAGAAGGAAGGCTTACCTCCACCACCTCCTGCTGTGGATCTTGAGCTCGAGAAGGTTCTTGGCGACATGCCTAAGAAGACGTTTGAGTTCAACCGCGTTTCTTATGCACGGGAACCACTTGATATCGCTCCTGGGATTACATTGATGGACTCTTTGAAAAGGGTTCTGCGTTTACCATCTGTTTCTTCCAAGCGGTTCTTGACAACCAAAGTGGATAGATGTGTGACAGGTCTTGTCGCTCAGCAGCAAACAGTTGGACCATTGCAGATCACTCTTGCTGATGTTGCAGTCATCGCACAGACATTCACAGATCTAACAGGCGGTGCATGCGCCATTGGAGAGCAACCAATCAAAGGTCTGCTTGATCCAAAAGCCATGGCGAGACTAGCCGTTGGAGAGGCTTTGACAAATCTGGTTTGGGCGAAGGTTACTGCGCTTTCTGATGTTAAAGCTAGTGGTAACTGGATGTACGCTGCCAAGCTTGAAGGAGAAGGATCAGCGATGTATGATGCTGCGATTGCTCTAGCTGATGCCATGATTGAACTTGGCATTGCAATTGATGGTGGCAAAGACAGTCTTTCAATGGCAGCTCATgcggatggtgaagttgttaaAGCTCCAGGGAATCTTGTGATCAGTGCCTATGTTACCTGTCCTGACATAACAAAGACAGTGACTCCTGATCTGAAGCtaggagatgatgatgatggtgttcTCTTGCATGTTGATTTGGCAAAGGGAAAGAGGAGGTTAGGTGGATCTGCACTGGCTCAGGTCTTTGGTCAGATTGGAAACGACTGTCCTGATGTTGATGATGTTCCGTATCTAAAAAACGTTTTCGAAGGCGTTCAAGCTCTCATCTCAGAGGACTTGGTATCTGCTGGACATGACATCAGCGATGGTGGACTAGTTGTAGCAGCTATGGAAATGGCTTTTGCTGGAAACAAAGGTATAAGCCTTAACTTGGATTCAAACGGGATTAGCCTCTTTGAAACTTTGTTCTCTGAAGAGCTCGGTCTCGTGATGGAGATTAGCAACAAGAACTTAGACGCTGTGTTGGAGAAGCTCCGTGGGTTTAATGTTACTGCTGAGATCATTGGGAAAGTCACAGACTCACCTTTGATTGAGGTGAAAGTAGATGGAATCACTCATTTGAGTGAGGAAACATCGTTCCTCAGAGACATGTGGGAAGACACCAATTTCCAGCTGGAGAAGCTTCAGCGATTAGCGTCTTGTGTTGAGATGGAGAAAGAAGGTTTGAAGTTGAGGCATGAGCCTAAGTGGGAGCTCTCATTTACTCCTTCATGGACCAACGATAGTTACATGTCTAAGG ATGCTAAACCGAAAGTAGCTGTGATCCGAGAGGAAGGCAGCAACGGAGACAGAGAAATGTCAGCTGCATTTTACGCTGCCGGTTTTGAACCGTGGGACGTGACAGTGTCTGACCTTCTAGCCGGAGCCATCACTCTTGACCATTTCCGTGGGATTGTGTTTGTTGGAGGGTTCAGCTACGCTGACGTTCTTGACTCAGCCAAAGGATGGGCTGCTTCTATAAGATTCAACTCTCCTCTCCTCAGCCAGTTCCAGGACTTCTACAAAAGACCAGACACGTTCAGCCTTGGAATCTGCAACGGCTGTCAACTAATGGCCTTGTTAGGATGGGTTCCAGGCCCTCAAGTAGGCGGGTCTCTCGACACGGCCCAGCCAAGGTTTGTTCACAACGAATCAGGAAGGTTTGAGTGCAGGTTCACAAGCGTGACCATTAAGGACTCGCCGTCGATAATGCTGAAAGGAATGGAGGGAAGCACCTTAGGAGTGTGGGCGGCTCATGGAGAAGGACGAGCTTACTTCCCGGACGAAGGGGTCTTGGACCGTATGCTTCACTCAGATTTGGCTCCGTTGAGATACTGTGATGATGATGGGAGTGTGACTGAAGCTTACCCTTTTAACCTCAATGGCTCACCGTTGGGGATAGCGGCTATATGCTCGCCTGATGGGAGACATTTGGCGATGATGCCTCATCCTGAACGTTGTTTCTTGATGTGGCAGTACCCGTGGTATCCGAAGAGCTGGGAGGTTGAGAAAGCTGGGCCTAGTCCGTGGTTGAAGATGTTCCAGAATGCTAGGGACTGGTGCTCTCAGCTTTAA